Proteins from a single region of Chitinibacter bivalviorum:
- a CDS encoding heme NO-binding domain-containing protein: MYGVVNKTLQEMVCAKYGESSWQQILHHIGMADEIFLSSEAYPDATTYALVGATSAITDLPAEQLLEQFGRYWVMETGQRSYGHLLKAGGDNLQDFLVNLPNFHARIFLIYPNLQPPEFLCMPEGNHKVIVKYYSHRPGLAPFVIGLLKGVGELFETTVTVVQTQARQTQSDFDEFLVEWG; encoded by the coding sequence ATGTACGGCGTCGTCAATAAAACACTGCAGGAAATGGTTTGCGCCAAGTATGGTGAGAGTAGCTGGCAACAAATATTGCATCACATCGGCATGGCAGATGAAATATTTTTATCGAGTGAAGCCTACCCTGACGCGACCACTTACGCCCTCGTTGGAGCAACATCCGCCATTACCGATTTACCAGCCGAGCAGCTGCTAGAGCAATTTGGCCGTTACTGGGTCATGGAAACAGGGCAACGCAGCTACGGCCATTTACTCAAAGCAGGCGGCGACAATTTGCAAGATTTCTTGGTTAACTTGCCCAATTTTCATGCGCGAATATTCCTGATTTACCCCAATCTACAGCCTCCAGAGTTTTTATGTATGCCCGAAGGCAATCATAAAGTAATCGTAAAATATTACTCGCACCGCCCAGGTCTAGCGCCTTTTGTAATTGGCCTACTCAAAGGCGTTGGGGAATTATTTGAAACAACAGTGACGGTGGTGCAAACCCAAGCACGTCAAACACAAAGTGATTTTGATGAGTTTTTGGTGGAATGGGGCTAA
- a CDS encoding SLBB domain-containing protein — protein MPDNIPSNTSAFQPAQKSEQIDYASPEALAELERGGDMVYRLAEGDTLQITVWNRPELSGKQLLGPDGRLTIPLAGTMKLNGETRETAAQQIGTALTPYIRKPAVFVGVDQYTGNRVTVLGRVQNPGVQQFDKPPTLLEALARAGSLPVIDKQATLTRVAVFRGRDRIIWVDLKKLLNRGELAYNIRLKPNDLVYIPDSFDTLVYVLGAVHKPGAYRLTPDMSLMDALSQAGGPNDDAAPEKIAIYRPSKQANESTPLHTLLNRDRMVNFALEEGDVVFVPKSGVAEAGYVIRQLIPGLSILTLGLSAL, from the coding sequence ATGCCAGACAATATCCCCAGCAACACTAGCGCGTTCCAGCCAGCCCAGAAATCGGAACAAATCGATTATGCCAGCCCCGAAGCTTTGGCCGAGCTCGAGCGTGGCGGAGACATGGTTTATCGTCTCGCGGAAGGCGATACGCTGCAAATCACGGTGTGGAATCGACCCGAATTATCTGGCAAACAATTGCTCGGCCCGGATGGGCGCTTGACCATACCACTAGCGGGCACCATGAAACTCAATGGTGAAACCCGTGAAACCGCCGCGCAACAAATCGGTACAGCCCTCACCCCGTATATCCGTAAACCCGCCGTTTTTGTTGGCGTTGATCAATATACTGGCAATAGAGTCACGGTACTAGGTCGGGTACAAAACCCAGGCGTGCAACAATTTGACAAGCCCCCCACCCTGCTCGAAGCATTAGCGCGCGCGGGGTCATTACCTGTGATCGACAAGCAAGCGACGCTAACGAGGGTAGCCGTCTTTCGTGGCCGTGACCGCATTATTTGGGTCGATTTGAAAAAGCTACTCAACCGAGGTGAGCTGGCCTACAACATCCGTCTCAAACCTAATGATCTGGTTTATATCCCCGACTCATTTGACACTTTGGTGTATGTATTGGGCGCAGTTCATAAGCCTGGCGCTTATCGCCTTACACCGGATATGTCCTTAATGGATGCGCTGTCGCAGGCGGGCGGACCCAATGACGACGCAGCACCCGAGAAAATCGCCATCTACCGCCCCAGCAAGCAAGCCAATGAAAGTACGCCGCTGCACACTTTGCTCAACCGCGACAGAATGGTGAATTTCGCCCTCGAAGAAGGCGACGTGGTTTTTGTACCCAAAAGTGGTGTAGCCGAAGCGGGTTATGTTATTCGGCAACTGATCCCGGGATTGTCCATACTAACTTTAGGATTGAGCGCGCTCTAA